A stretch of the Staphylococcus sp. NRL 16/872 genome encodes the following:
- a CDS encoding phage tail domain-containing protein, whose product MIAHDIEIIKDNKKYKVSNNTFTGSVLEVVSYDVKGSGYDREYSTVNGAKGRFFNSVYEEKKIVSLRLRYQVEKMAQVTHLKSNLQALLRGQYYLRELSTPDASIKYEDIFNTKPQEFELDYVDGRQIFVGLVNAISIDTTQTAGEFELEFETVELPYFESIAYSTDLESESASIEKWAISDDLPFNVNDNKRKYTFHDTKICNVYYAGTVEINQINQDSTVEVTLAENVSKDDKNGATFYMVESGDVINIKGLELKSGDTIKFDGVHTFRNGLNIDAYNVSRRNPTLIPGWNTFRSTKLMQKVVFKHKEYYM is encoded by the coding sequence TTGATTGCTCACGACATAGAAATAATTAAAGATAATAAAAAGTATAAAGTCAGTAATAACACTTTTACTGGCTCAGTTTTAGAAGTAGTATCCTATGATGTCAAAGGCTCAGGATATGATCGTGAATACAGTACAGTTAATGGTGCGAAAGGAAGGTTTTTTAACTCTGTTTATGAAGAAAAGAAGATAGTTAGTCTTAGATTGAGATATCAAGTAGAAAAAATGGCTCAAGTAACACATCTTAAATCAAATTTACAAGCATTATTACGTGGTCAATATTATTTACGTGAATTATCTACACCTGATGCATCTATTAAATATGAAGATATATTCAACACAAAACCTCAAGAGTTTGAACTAGATTATGTAGACGGTAGACAAATATTTGTTGGTCTAGTTAATGCAATTTCAATCGATACCACACAAACGGCTGGTGAGTTTGAACTTGAATTTGAAACTGTTGAATTGCCTTATTTCGAAAGTATTGCTTATAGCACTGATTTAGAGAGCGAAAGTGCAAGTATTGAAAAGTGGGCGATATCTGATGATTTACCTTTCAATGTTAACGATAATAAACGTAAATACACATTCCACGATACAAAAATATGTAATGTTTACTATGCTGGTACTGTTGAAATTAACCAAATTAATCAAGATAGTACGGTTGAAGTGACATTGGCAGAAAACGTATCTAAAGATGATAAAAACGGTGCTACTTTTTATATGGTTGAAAGTGGCGATGTTATTAACATCAAAGGTTTAGAGTTGAAATCAGGTGATACTATTAAGTTTGATGGTGTCCACACTTTCAGAAACGGCTTAAATATTGATGCTTATAATGTGAGCCGACGCAACCCTACTTTAATACCTGGTTGGAACACGTTTAGAAGTACCAAGTTGATGCAAAAAGTCGTGTTCAAACACAAAGAATATTATATGTAG
- a CDS encoding terminase has translation MEKNFMAKIMANIRDFQSNVRKAQSLAKTSIPDEIETDVKANISQFQRNLQRAKAMAQRWREHKVDIDGDTNPIKRAISFAKAELQRIRDKRVDIKGDNDNLKRSVISAKAMLALLHDKTVHVNFDTRGMTRTQVLTRALGQSLDEYGDKMDALATKIRTFGTIFSQHVKGLMIASIQGLIPVIAGLVPAIMAVLNAVGVLAGDVVGLAGAFAIAGAGAFGFGVMAASAIKMLNDGTLQATAETRRYQSALEQVKSTWAGIIKQNQSQIFNTLANGLNTVNVALQRMTPFLSGVAAGMEKASASVLKWAQNSQTASKFFNMMNTTGVKIFNTLLSAAGRFGDGLINVFTQLAPLFLWVAQGLDSLGKKFQNWANSVAGQNAIKAFIEYTKTNLPKIGQIFGNVFAGIGNLMGAFAQNSAGIFDWLVKLTSQFRTWSEQVGKSEGFKKFISYVQQNGPVIMQLIGNIVRALVAFGVAMAPIASVILRVVTAFAGFIAKLFETHPAVAKIMGVLMILSGIFWALMAPVIAISTVLSNVFGTSLIKVIGSILRFVSSSGILRGILTMLQGAFRLLMSPIANISKLLPILGTAFEVLTGPIGIVIGIIMALVGVIIYLWKTNENFRNMITSAWNGIVSAISGAISSIVNWFMQLWASIQQTLQPIMPLLQQVGQIFMQVLGGLVMGAIQLLIGAFQSLWLAVSVVFTAIGGIISAVVQLIVGLFTAFIQLLTGDFSGAWLTLQTTISNVLNTIWNTILSIFTQISNFIFTSLNSILGTSISSWGQIWSSTVQFVTQIWSSVSQWFGQMAQSVWNKMVQAYNYVVSTGAQWVSSIGSTVSNFFSRVANGFMRVVNSVWQHMQQAYSRIVSGGSQWVSSIVSAMSRFVQSVISGFMNVVSQVQSGMSRAVNTVRNFVSQFVSAGLDLMRGLVNGIKKGLSWVVNAAKNVAQSAVNAAKSVLHIHSPSRVFRGIGEYISQGLGMGILADQHKAVNAVRSVASNLTDAFKPELSTDLTDGLGGSLNGSVDAHMTKDVRHSMQENNRPIVNVTVRNEGDVDYIKSYIEEQNGKNSSMGL, from the coding sequence GTGGAAAAGAACTTCATGGCTAAGATCATGGCTAATATACGCGACTTTCAAAGTAATGTAAGAAAAGCGCAAAGTTTAGCTAAAACATCTATTCCAGATGAAATTGAAACTGATGTGAAAGCTAATATTAGCCAATTCCAACGTAATCTCCAAAGAGCCAAAGCTATGGCGCAACGTTGGCGAGAGCATAAAGTGGATATAGACGGAGACACCAACCCTATTAAACGTGCGATATCTTTTGCTAAAGCAGAATTGCAACGTATTCGTGATAAACGAGTAGATATTAAAGGTGACAACGATAATTTAAAGCGTTCTGTGATTAGCGCTAAAGCAATGTTAGCGTTACTGCATGATAAAACAGTACACGTAAATTTTGACACTAGAGGAATGACTAGAACACAAGTGTTAACAAGAGCTTTAGGTCAATCTTTAGACGAATATGGCGATAAAATGGACGCTTTAGCTACTAAAATTAGAACGTTTGGTACTATTTTTAGCCAACATGTTAAAGGTTTAATGATAGCAAGCATTCAAGGCTTGATACCAGTTATCGCAGGTTTAGTACCTGCAATTATGGCAGTATTGAATGCGGTTGGTGTATTAGCAGGTGACGTAGTTGGTTTAGCCGGAGCGTTTGCTATTGCAGGAGCAGGTGCGTTCGGCTTTGGTGTAATGGCTGCAAGTGCTATAAAAATGCTTAATGATGGTACATTACAAGCAACAGCTGAAACTAGACGTTATCAATCTGCATTAGAACAAGTAAAATCAACGTGGGCAGGCATTATCAAACAAAACCAATCCCAAATATTTAATACGTTGGCTAATGGTTTAAATACTGTAAATGTGGCGCTACAACGCATGACACCATTCTTGAGTGGAGTTGCAGCAGGAATGGAAAAAGCGAGCGCTAGCGTGCTTAAATGGGCGCAAAATAGTCAAACTGCTTCTAAATTCTTTAATATGATGAACACAACAGGCGTTAAAATATTTAATACTTTATTAAGTGCTGCTGGTAGATTTGGCGACGGTTTAATCAATGTATTTACCCAATTAGCACCATTATTCTTATGGGTAGCACAAGGTTTAGATAGTCTAGGTAAAAAGTTTCAAAACTGGGCTAATAGCGTAGCTGGTCAAAATGCTATCAAAGCATTTATCGAGTATACAAAAACCAATCTACCTAAAATAGGTCAGATATTTGGCAATGTGTTTGCCGGTATTGGTAATTTAATGGGCGCATTTGCACAAAATAGTGCCGGTATATTTGATTGGTTAGTTAAATTAACTAGTCAATTTAGAACATGGTCCGAACAAGTCGGAAAATCAGAAGGCTTTAAGAAGTTTATTAGCTATGTGCAACAAAATGGACCAGTGATTATGCAATTAATCGGCAATATTGTACGTGCTTTAGTAGCGTTTGGCGTTGCAATGGCGCCAATAGCAAGCGTTATCTTACGTGTTGTTACTGCTTTTGCAGGTTTTATTGCTAAATTGTTTGAAACACATCCGGCAGTCGCTAAAATCATGGGCGTACTTATGATTTTAAGTGGTATATTCTGGGCGTTAATGGCACCAGTGATAGCAATTAGCACAGTACTATCCAATGTATTTGGTACTAGTTTAATTAAAGTTATCGGTAGTATATTACGTTTCGTTTCATCTAGTGGCATTTTAAGAGGTATTTTAACTATGCTACAAGGTGCGTTTAGATTGTTAATGAGTCCGATTGCTAATATATCTAAACTACTACCTATTTTAGGTACTGCGTTTGAAGTGCTTACTGGTCCAATCGGTATTGTAATTGGGATAATCATGGCTTTAGTCGGCGTTATTATCTATTTGTGGAAAACGAACGAGAATTTCAGAAATATGATAACAAGCGCGTGGAATGGCATAGTTTCGGCGATTTCAGGTGCGATAAGCTCAATTGTTAACTGGTTTATGCAATTGTGGGCTTCAATCCAACAAACCTTGCAACCGATAATGCCATTACTTCAACAAGTTGGCCAAATTTTTATGCAAGTACTAGGCGGCTTAGTCATGGGCGCTATTCAATTATTGATAGGTGCGTTCCAATCTTTATGGCTAGCCGTATCAGTCGTATTTACTGCCATTGGTGGTATTATTTCGGCTGTCGTCCAATTAATCGTCGGTTTATTCACGGCATTTATCCAATTGCTAACTGGCGATTTTTCAGGTGCTTGGCTAACCTTACAAACTACGATTTCAAATGTGCTAAATACAATTTGGAATACGATACTCTCAATTTTTACTCAAATTTCTAATTTTATTTTCACATCTCTAAACTCTATTTTAGGTACTAGTATTAGTAGTTGGGGTCAAATTTGGTCGTCCACAGTACAATTTGTCACTCAAATCTGGTCTAGTGTGTCACAATGGTTCGGCCAAATGGCACAGTCTGTTTGGAACAAAATGGTACAAGCGTATAACTATGTTGTATCTACAGGTGCGCAATGGGTGAGTTCTATCGGTTCAACTGTTTCTAATTTCTTCAGTCGAGTTGCAAATGGTTTTATGCGAGTTGTCAATTCTGTTTGGCAACATATGCAACAAGCGTACAGTAGGATTGTTTCTGGTGGATCGCAATGGGTATCTTCAATTGTTAGTGCTATGTCTAGGTTTGTTCAAAGTGTGATAAGTGGTTTTATGAATGTTGTTAGCCAAGTGCAATCAGGAATGAGTAGAGCAGTTAATACAGTTAGAAACTTTGTAAGTCAATTTGTTTCTGCTGGACTGGATTTGATGCGCGGTTTAGTAAACGGCATCAAAAAAGGCTTATCATGGGTGGTAAACGCAGCTAAGAACGTAGCACAAAGTGCCGTTAATGCCGCAAAAAGCGTCTTACACATACATTCCCCATCTCGTGTGTTTAGAGGAATTGGTGAATATATTTCACAAGGCTTAGGAATGGGTATCTTAGCAGACCAACACAAAGCGGTGAATGCAGTTCGTAGTGTAGCTAGTAATTTAACTGACGCGTTTAAACCGGAATTATCTACAGACTTAACAGACGGTTTAGGTGGTTCATTGAATGGTAGCGTCGACGCTCACATGACTAAAGATGTGAGACACAGTATGCAAGAGAACAATCGTCCAATCGTAAACGTAACTGTTCGTAACGAGGGCGATGTAGATTACATTAAATCTTACATTGAAGAACAAAACGGTAAAAACAGCAGTATGGGCTTGTAA
- a CDS encoding tail assembly chaperone gives MTEFKPITTLTINDNEVKAKALFAFDLKAKKFAEDTKDKDGKTVTTPGFNVIYNGILERDTVAIANFWECATAYLGKNAPSRDEIELALIEIIEEKEDTIELLQGALDVLNNSGFFKQKSRGFWTQMNKAPQMAKGEDKETTKAGIEFMKENYKEIMNAEPYLTIQK, from the coding sequence TTGACTGAATTTAAACCAATTACAACACTTACAATCAATGATAACGAAGTAAAAGCTAAAGCGTTATTTGCGTTTGACCTAAAAGCGAAGAAGTTTGCCGAAGATACAAAAGATAAGGATGGCAAAACTGTTACTACACCTGGTTTTAATGTGATTTACAACGGTATTTTAGAACGTGACACTGTTGCTATTGCTAATTTTTGGGAATGTGCTACTGCATATTTAGGTAAAAACGCACCTTCAAGAGATGAAATTGAATTGGCTTTAATTGAAATCATTGAAGAGAAAGAAGACACAATCGAATTATTACAAGGTGCCTTAGATGTATTGAATAATAGCGGTTTTTTCAAGCAAAAATCTCGAGGGTTCTGGACGCAAATGAACAAAGCGCCACAAATGGCGAAGGGCGAGGACAAAGAAACAACGAAAGCCGGCATCGAGTTTATGAAAGAGAATTACAAAGAAATCATGAACGCGGAACCTTACTTAACTATTCAGAAATAA